The genomic stretch caccttgcaaggtggacctgggtctacattcacatacactatactctacattcacaatttgtaaactccacattcacacattacaggattatatatttagtaactatattctacattcacatacactatattctacattcacaatttgtaaactccacattcacacattcaaaactctatattcacatgtcctatactccacattcacaacttgagaactccacattcacacattacagggctacaagttactagaacttcttaactctattacagattcacacatgcataactctacattcatgatttctatactccatattcacaatttgaaacctccacattcacacatttctgggcaactctacattcacacaatcataaatctacattcacgatttctatattctacattcacactttgaaacatctacattcacacatttttggacaactctatattcagtaatatgtttactaattaaaaaaaaaaaaaaaagacaaaaacgacgtagttttggaccaatgtccaccttgtaaggtggacctgggtccacagcataatttgctaCAAAGAAAGGGGTAGgatagagtttaaaaaaaaaaaaagttaaatataCCCTTTGATTTtacatgaaaaatataattaaatcgtaaattttaaaaattgtaattagacactcaaattttttaaaattagttaaaTAAATGTGATTACCAATAACTAATAGATTATCTGTAAAATTATCATCCTTGGCTATGCTGACCACCGTTCGTCAGTGATCGAGCAGTCGCTTCTTCACTTGATAAGATAATCAGGACCAGTCGCTTTCTCCACTAGAGAAGATGACCCCTCGAGAAGATAATTTGATGATCACTTTTTTTCAATGGCAACATAATATTTGTCGAACGCAcaaatttttgttgaaattttaatCGGGATCCTAAGGACTGATTATTCCATGTGGATAACAAGCTATATGTGTTTAGATACACTAAAATGAcaagtttaagtgtttaattgtactttttaaagttcatgaACTTAATGTGTACTTTCGTGTAATGTCcaatagcttatttgaccatttaaaaaaattaatatggttgtttttttttttttttgaatactacttaCTCTGCTACAATATAGTAtgcttccactgaggctcaaacccactccccattatccatgtggaagtgttaaccgggacaccaaGTGCCACTAGattacaaggtctttggcattaaTGTGGTTGTTAGTTGGTAATCACTGTAACACGTTAAAAAGTTGTTGTTAGTTGGCAAGCCCGCTTATGCAATAGGCCAATTGCTCGCTCTATCTCTTAACCCTCTCTCATCCATCTCATCAAAAACTAAACATGATCCCAGTCTCAATTTCGGTTTGGTCCCAGTTCAAACCGCTAGTTTTGATTACGAAAATGGCCAAATCGGAACCGAAATCAAATGAcatataattcattaatttacaagtaatttattaaactcttaattattttatatgctttttattctaagtatataacaaaatcataactttttttttcatataattcattaatttacaagtaatttattaaactcttaattattttttatgttttttattctAGTATATAACAAGGATatattagatatttttaaaaaaattatgagaaaGTTTAAACGaattaaacatgttaattaatttctttgtaAAATTGTTCCATCAAATATATgcatgaaaataattttcaaaaatttaagaaaaaagtgtcaaataggccactgaacttatcgcttttgtgcaattgggccattgaacttaaaaagtgtacaattcaaccatcaaacaagaaaaatgtgtgcaattagaccatttttacaaaactttttaattcaatttaagttaaaaacatttcaatattgactcccaactagtatggtagaagaaaatgccactcttaatacatatacgttagtaatataattggattttaccagaaaatttttgtaaaaatggtccaattgcacaaattttacttgtttgatggttgaattgcacactttttaagttcaatggcctaattgcacaaaagcgataagttcagtggcctatttgacactttttccaaaatttaATTGATGTAAAAATATCTAACTGTCGGTATTAGGATGAGGTATATACAAGTGAGACTCCCATATAATAGAGTTACTACATGCCATCTATAAGATGATGTGCTTGGCAGATAATAATAGTCTAAGTGAAATTGCGTTGTGATCCAAATCCACACAAAGTAAACATGTCTAAATACCCTATATTCAACTTAAAACTTTTGCtcagaaagaaaaaagaaaaactcatCACCAATATTCCGTATATTCTTATCACGTGCGACGAAACTGGCAAATCTCATCCTCGTCATGCGATTCATCTTCGATTTGGAGGCGCTTTCTTCATAGTTAGGAGCAATGGTGCAATTGGTGGAAGTTGTGGACCAAGAAATACGCATAGATTTTGCATTGGGTTCCAAATGCCGAGCCACCGTGACCCTCCGCTCACTCACGGCGGCGGCCCCCGTAGCCTTCAAGGTCCAGACATCCTCTCCTCACAAATTCCTGGTCAACCCACCGAGTGGACTCGTCCCGCCGTTACGCTCTGCCACCTTCCAGGTCATCCTCAAGCCCCAGTACGAGCTGCCCGCATCATTCCCACGCTCCCCTTCCGATCGTTTCCTCATCAGAACCGCGTTGGCTTCTGACCTCGACTCGGTCTCCCCCGAGTCGACTCAGTCCGAGTTCATACACTCCTGGTTCAACAAAACCCCCCACGGCTCCATCCACGACGTCAAGCTCAAGGTTGCTTTCGTGGGCCCGTTTCTTCTCCAGCATGCGGTTATGGTCGGGGACTGTGACGCCGTGAGAGGCATTGTGAAAAAACAGCGTTCCGTTCTCTCCGCGTTGCCGACTCGGGAAGCTGAGTCACTCGTCCGAGTCGCGACTCAGCTGGATAACTCGGACGAGATGGTGGATTTGCTGCTTGAGGCGGGGCTGAAGGGCGGGGGCGCCGGGCTCGATAACGTCCGGTTCACGGCGAAGGGATGGACGGCGTTACACATCGCCGCGGCGCACGATCGGACGGACGAGATTGAGAGGCTGGTGAGAGCGAACGATTCTGGGGCGTTGGATTGTAGAGACAAGGAGGGAAAGACGCCGTTATTCTTAGCGGCGAGTAAAGGTCACTTGGGGCCTGCTAGGGTGCTGGCGAGTGCAGGAGCGCAGGTGGACACGCGTAGCATCGACGGGAGAACCGCTTTGTACAGAGCTGTAGTTAACGGAGACTGTCAGATGGTAGAGATGCTAGTAGAGATGGGCGCGGACCCCACCGTGACCGACAATCTCGGACATTCGCCTATTGGCGTCGCAAGAGATAAGGGACACGTAAGTTGTATACCTGAATTATTACACGTTTCAATGCTCACAAATATAATTCAGACACAACACTTCTTTAAGGCACAATTctcacttaaaaaaataaaaaatttcatgtaactatataataataataataataataataataataattgtctattgtatataataataataataataattgcaaaTACAATTCAACtagtcaacaaattaaaaataaatgaaaaaagtgtcaaatatgccactgaacttatcgcttttgtgcaattggattattgaacttaaaaagtgtgcaattcaaccatcaaacaagcaaaatttgtgcaattggacaatttttacaaatttttttaattcaatttgagttaaaaacattttaatattgactcccaactagtatggtagaagaaaatgtcactcttaatacatatttgttagtaatataattggatgtTACCAAAAaagttttgtaaaaatggtccaattgtacaaattttgcttgtttgatggttgaattgcacactttttaagttcaatggcccaattgcacaaaagcgataagttcagtgacttatttgacactttttctaaaataaatttataaattttactttattagTAACGAACAAGATGGTGATAAGAAGATCTATAATCACTATATGATGTTCATgagtaaataatatttttgtgcaataatttgtaaattatataaaaaataaattgtaaaaataattaacatgataatcacaaaattataaattcacTCTTGAGTCTTGACGGAATAGTTTATtgcttcttgatttgaactagTCAATTATAGGTCACCTaaatttatttatctgtttGTGGTCTTTTATCAATCAATGTTGCAACGTTAGGCGCtagattgttacaatttttatcTATTTGTGCGCGGATAGActgttataatttttaaactgGTCAATTACATATGTTAGACTGTTAATTGAATATATGGTTGTAGGAATATAAAAGAGGAGCAACTAAGCATGTaagaaagaattaaaaaaaaaatcgctcAATCAAATTGGACATCGACTTaagaaagaattaaaaaaaaaatcgctcAATCAAATTGGACATCGACTTAATCGAGTTAGACGTCTAGTCAGTCGACCAGCTAAAAATCGTCTAGAATTAAAAT from Ipomoea triloba cultivar NCNSP0323 chromosome 12, ASM357664v1 encodes the following:
- the LOC115998309 gene encoding serine/threonine-protein phosphatase 6 regulatory ankyrin repeat subunit B-like, whose protein sequence is MVQLVEVVDQEIRIDFALGSKCRATVTLRSLTAAAPVAFKVQTSSPHKFLVNPPSGLVPPLRSATFQVILKPQYELPASFPRSPSDRFLIRTALASDLDSVSPESTQSEFIHSWFNKTPHGSIHDVKLKVAFVGPFLLQHAVMVGDCDAVRGIVKKQRSVLSALPTREAESLVRVATQLDNSDEMVDLLLEAGLKGGGAGLDNVRFTAKGWTALHIAAAHDRTDEIERLVRANDSGALDCRDKEGKTPLFLAASKGHLGPARVLASAGAQVDTRSIDGRTALYRAVVNGDCQMVEMLVEMGADPTVTDNLGHSPIGVARDKGHEGIVKIIERGEQVLQAARQGDLRLLESLLEKGAITTFCDQYGLTPLHVAAIKGIKDAVMILVDFGADIERQDAGGHTPLHLAVEGGCAHTVEVLINRGADVNATNIKGLTPLSIARLLNYEDISQLLNQCNAA